From Tiliqua scincoides isolate rTilSci1 chromosome 2, rTilSci1.hap2, whole genome shotgun sequence, the proteins below share one genomic window:
- the LOC136640389 gene encoding zinc finger protein 835-like isoform X2, with the protein MEEEKERYLPDPLGSKDTRTFPKAHSEFPNVTIKVKEEEEEEEQEPWVPNHQVSEESKTFPGLHSGFPDAKVKVKKEEEPLSIPQLEQGEKSLVQEQKVLDENEDPDHKGGLPNVKVEDESWVCHHEDSKKSKPGQAPCSGFPAVQVKVKEEEDPWEPDNQGYEEGFPGVIIKLEPEEQWVSDPQAPEDSATVSEVQSGNGCVKEEDNFLPGSTKQMEYNKTSSAMAKGSVFRCLGRAEQYRVERQQGNHPAKRTGKKPYKCSNYGKIFIWRKYLLAQERAHVGEKPYTCSYCGKTFHVRSYLLAHERTHTGEKPHKCSLCGKGFNVRSYLIAHWRTHTGEKPHICSFCGKSFSGRSNLNRHQRSHTGEKPYTCSVCGRSFSHKAHMIRHERIHTGEKPYQCSQCLKSFSQSSTLIAHERTHTEKPYKCSHCEKSFSQSAKLAMHERTHTGEKPYECPACGKGFNHRSDYIIHERTHTGDKPYSCSICGKGFSGRSNLTRHERSHTGEKPYLCSVCGKGFCHKAHLLRHEKIHTGEKPYKCSDCGESFKHRTDLIGHERSHSGVKQYICTACGKSFSGKSNLNRHKRSHTGEKPYMCLVCGRSFSHKAHLIRHERIHTGEKPYKCTHCTKSFNQSSTLVAHERTHMGRNRINAELGK; encoded by the exons AGTTTCCTAATGTGACAATAAAggtgaaagaagaagaagaagaagaggaacagGAACCATGGGTCCCAAATCATCAGGTCTCTGAGGAAAGCAAGACCTTCCCAGGTCTCCACTCAG GGTTCCCTGATGCCAAGGTAAAggtgaaaaaagaagaggaaccACTGTCGATCCCGCAGCTTGAACAAGGGGAAAAGTCTTTGGTTCAGGAGCAAAAGGTCTTGGATGAAAATGAGGATCCAGACCACAAAGGGG GGTTGCCTAATGTGAAAGTGGAAGATGAATCatgggtgtgccatcatgaggacTCTAAGAAAAGTAAACCTGGCCAAGCTCCCTGCTCAG GATTTCCAGCTGTGCAAGTAAAGGTGAAAGAAGAAGAGGACCCATGGGAGCCGGATAATCAGGGCTATGAGGAAG GATTTCCGGGTGTGATAATAAAGTTGGAACCAGAGGAGCAGTGGGTCTCAGACCCTCAGGCACCTGAGGACAGTGCAACTGTTTCAGAAGTGCAATCAG GTAATGGATGCGTGAAAGAAGAGGATAATTTTCTGCCAGGCAGTACTAAGCAAATGGAGTACAATAAGACGTCGTCAGCCATGGCCAAAGGGAGTGTCTTCCGGTGTCTGGGGAGGGCCGAGCAGTACAGAGTTGAAAGGCAGCAGGGAAATCACCCAGCAAAGAGAACTGGGAAGAAACCATACAAATGTTCTAATTATGGAAAAATCTTCATTTGGAGGAAATACTTACTTGCCCAAGAGAGAGCCCATGTAGGAGAGAAACCGTATACCTGTTCCTATTGTGGGAAAACCTTCCATGTGCGATCGTACCTCCTGGCCCACGAGCGAACgcatacaggagagaaaccccACAAATGCTCGCTTTGCGGGAAAGGCTTCAATGTGAGGTCTTATCTTATTGCTCACtggagaacccacacaggagagaagccgcaCATTTGTTCAttctgtgggaaaagcttcagcgGAAGGTCAAATCTTAACAGGCACCAAAGAAGCCACacgggagagaaaccctatactTGTTCTGTCTGCGGCAGAAGCTTTAGCCACAAGGCGCACATGATTAGGCATGAGAGGATccatacaggagagaagccctacCAGTGTTCCCAGTGCCTGAAAAGCTTCAGCCAGAGCTCCACCCTGATTGCCCATGAGAGAACTCACACAGAGAAACCGTATAAATGCTCGCACTGCGAGAAAAGTTTCAGCCAAAGTGCGAAACTTGCCATGCACGAGAGGACGCACACCGGAGAGAAACCCTACGAATGCCCAGCGTGTGGGAAAGGTTTCAACCACCGCTCAGATTATATCATACATGAGCGAACCCATACGGGAGACAAGCCCTACTCCTGCTCCATCTGCGGGAAAGGGTTCAGTGGGAGATCCAACCTGACCAGGCACGAACGAAGCCATACAGGAGAAAAACCGTACCTCTGCTCCGTTTGCGGCAAAGGCttctgccataaagcacacctcCTTCGACATGAGAagattcacacaggggagaagccgtacAAATGCTCCGATTGTGGTGAAAGCTTCAAGCATCGAACAGACCTCATTGGCCACGAGAGAAGTCACTCAGGGGTGAAACAGTATATTTGCACGGCCTGCGGAAAAAGCTTCAGCGGGAAATCGAACCTTAACAGACATAAAAGGAGccatacaggagagaaaccatatatgTGCTTAGTCTGTGGGAGAAGTttcagccataaagcacatctgaTTAGGCACGAGAGGATCCATACGGGAGAAAAACCCTACAAATGCACACACTGTACAAAGAGCTTCAATCAGAGCTCGACCCTCGTTgcccatgagagaacccacatgGGGAGAAATCGTATAAATGCTGAATTGGGGAAGtag
- the LOC136640389 gene encoding zinc finger protein 835-like isoform X1, producing the protein MVGKLKTKKELQDLCSKTPDVMEEEKERYLPDPLGSKDTRTFPKAHSEFPNVTIKVKEEEEEEEQEPWVPNHQVSEESKTFPGLHSGFPDAKVKVKKEEEPLSIPQLEQGEKSLVQEQKVLDENEDPDHKGGLPNVKVEDESWVCHHEDSKKSKPGQAPCSGFPAVQVKVKEEEDPWEPDNQGYEEGFPGVIIKLEPEEQWVSDPQAPEDSATVSEVQSGNGCVKEEDNFLPGSTKQMEYNKTSSAMAKGSVFRCLGRAEQYRVERQQGNHPAKRTGKKPYKCSNYGKIFIWRKYLLAQERAHVGEKPYTCSYCGKTFHVRSYLLAHERTHTGEKPHKCSLCGKGFNVRSYLIAHWRTHTGEKPHICSFCGKSFSGRSNLNRHQRSHTGEKPYTCSVCGRSFSHKAHMIRHERIHTGEKPYQCSQCLKSFSQSSTLIAHERTHTEKPYKCSHCEKSFSQSAKLAMHERTHTGEKPYECPACGKGFNHRSDYIIHERTHTGDKPYSCSICGKGFSGRSNLTRHERSHTGEKPYLCSVCGKGFCHKAHLLRHEKIHTGEKPYKCSDCGESFKHRTDLIGHERSHSGVKQYICTACGKSFSGKSNLNRHKRSHTGEKPYMCLVCGRSFSHKAHLIRHERIHTGEKPYKCTHCTKSFNQSSTLVAHERTHMGRNRINAELGK; encoded by the exons AGTTTCCTAATGTGACAATAAAggtgaaagaagaagaagaagaagaggaacagGAACCATGGGTCCCAAATCATCAGGTCTCTGAGGAAAGCAAGACCTTCCCAGGTCTCCACTCAG GGTTCCCTGATGCCAAGGTAAAggtgaaaaaagaagaggaaccACTGTCGATCCCGCAGCTTGAACAAGGGGAAAAGTCTTTGGTTCAGGAGCAAAAGGTCTTGGATGAAAATGAGGATCCAGACCACAAAGGGG GGTTGCCTAATGTGAAAGTGGAAGATGAATCatgggtgtgccatcatgaggacTCTAAGAAAAGTAAACCTGGCCAAGCTCCCTGCTCAG GATTTCCAGCTGTGCAAGTAAAGGTGAAAGAAGAAGAGGACCCATGGGAGCCGGATAATCAGGGCTATGAGGAAG GATTTCCGGGTGTGATAATAAAGTTGGAACCAGAGGAGCAGTGGGTCTCAGACCCTCAGGCACCTGAGGACAGTGCAACTGTTTCAGAAGTGCAATCAG GTAATGGATGCGTGAAAGAAGAGGATAATTTTCTGCCAGGCAGTACTAAGCAAATGGAGTACAATAAGACGTCGTCAGCCATGGCCAAAGGGAGTGTCTTCCGGTGTCTGGGGAGGGCCGAGCAGTACAGAGTTGAAAGGCAGCAGGGAAATCACCCAGCAAAGAGAACTGGGAAGAAACCATACAAATGTTCTAATTATGGAAAAATCTTCATTTGGAGGAAATACTTACTTGCCCAAGAGAGAGCCCATGTAGGAGAGAAACCGTATACCTGTTCCTATTGTGGGAAAACCTTCCATGTGCGATCGTACCTCCTGGCCCACGAGCGAACgcatacaggagagaaaccccACAAATGCTCGCTTTGCGGGAAAGGCTTCAATGTGAGGTCTTATCTTATTGCTCACtggagaacccacacaggagagaagccgcaCATTTGTTCAttctgtgggaaaagcttcagcgGAAGGTCAAATCTTAACAGGCACCAAAGAAGCCACacgggagagaaaccctatactTGTTCTGTCTGCGGCAGAAGCTTTAGCCACAAGGCGCACATGATTAGGCATGAGAGGATccatacaggagagaagccctacCAGTGTTCCCAGTGCCTGAAAAGCTTCAGCCAGAGCTCCACCCTGATTGCCCATGAGAGAACTCACACAGAGAAACCGTATAAATGCTCGCACTGCGAGAAAAGTTTCAGCCAAAGTGCGAAACTTGCCATGCACGAGAGGACGCACACCGGAGAGAAACCCTACGAATGCCCAGCGTGTGGGAAAGGTTTCAACCACCGCTCAGATTATATCATACATGAGCGAACCCATACGGGAGACAAGCCCTACTCCTGCTCCATCTGCGGGAAAGGGTTCAGTGGGAGATCCAACCTGACCAGGCACGAACGAAGCCATACAGGAGAAAAACCGTACCTCTGCTCCGTTTGCGGCAAAGGCttctgccataaagcacacctcCTTCGACATGAGAagattcacacaggggagaagccgtacAAATGCTCCGATTGTGGTGAAAGCTTCAAGCATCGAACAGACCTCATTGGCCACGAGAGAAGTCACTCAGGGGTGAAACAGTATATTTGCACGGCCTGCGGAAAAAGCTTCAGCGGGAAATCGAACCTTAACAGACATAAAAGGAGccatacaggagagaaaccatatatgTGCTTAGTCTGTGGGAGAAGTttcagccataaagcacatctgaTTAGGCACGAGAGGATCCATACGGGAGAAAAACCCTACAAATGCACACACTGTACAAAGAGCTTCAATCAGAGCTCGACCCTCGTTgcccatgagagaacccacatgGGGAGAAATCGTATAAATGCTGAATTGGGGAAGtag